The Flavobacteriaceae bacterium 3519-10 genome includes a window with the following:
- a CDS encoding pectate lyase, which yields MQMKNCFLLFIVLFFSLQNLAAQTPEKDWSKIAFTKDENLLKSADAERIAENILLYQKSNGGWGKNVAVQKQLSADEKKKIEAAKGDLKVTTIDNKATVQELTFLANVYRFHKKDEYRDAFLRGLGFLLEAQYENGGWPQFYPVQNNYSSHITFNDDAIARVLIFFKRIIDEGPAFPVEIPAQTLAEINTSFQKGIDIILKTQYRQNGKLTVWGAQHDEYNLLPTKARAYELPSLTAKESATLVLLLMSLEKPSKDVISSVEKAVKWFEQNQLKGYKEIEISGDKKLIADAAAPPMWGRFYDLENNQIFVSGRDGEKKKSYDEIEAERRNGYAWYTYEPAKVLKKYEAWKKKHVKIIPDKAQYTVSKDGSADFESIQDAVDQLKSFPDQRITLFIKNGKYEEKVKIHQWNTNIKIIGEDREKTIITFNDSFADIDKGRNSTFYTPTLSIEANDIILENLTVKNTARETGQAVALSITSDRVAVFNCKLRGNQDTLYVGNEGKIYIKDSYIEGTTDYIFGGATAYFENCELHSKKDSYITAPSTPEGSEFGFVFNKCRLTAAENVTKVYLGRPWRTYAKAVFLNTNLSSAIAPEGWHNWNNSSAEKHVLFAEFQNFGEGFRPDFRVKWSNQLSKRQAKKYTKQNVLKTDINTNWYENL from the coding sequence TTGCAAATGAAAAACTGTTTTTTACTTTTCATCGTACTGTTCTTCAGCCTGCAAAATTTAGCGGCCCAAACGCCTGAAAAGGATTGGAGTAAAATCGCTTTCACTAAAGATGAGAACCTGCTGAAGTCTGCAGATGCAGAGAGAATCGCAGAAAACATCCTGCTTTACCAAAAAAGTAATGGCGGATGGGGAAAAAACGTAGCGGTACAAAAACAGCTTTCAGCTGATGAGAAAAAGAAAATTGAAGCTGCAAAAGGAGATCTGAAAGTCACCACGATCGATAATAAGGCGACTGTACAGGAACTTACATTTTTGGCCAATGTTTACCGCTTCCACAAGAAAGACGAGTACCGCGATGCTTTTTTGCGAGGTCTTGGCTTTTTACTCGAAGCACAGTACGAAAACGGTGGCTGGCCGCAGTTTTATCCGGTTCAGAATAATTACAGTTCGCACATTACTTTTAACGATGATGCGATAGCACGGGTACTTATCTTTTTTAAGAGAATTATTGATGAAGGTCCAGCGTTTCCTGTAGAAATTCCTGCGCAAACCCTGGCGGAGATTAACACTTCGTTCCAAAAAGGAATCGATATTATTCTCAAAACCCAGTACAGACAAAATGGGAAACTCACGGTTTGGGGCGCCCAACATGACGAATATAATCTGTTACCAACCAAAGCCCGCGCTTATGAGCTGCCCTCGCTAACAGCCAAAGAATCTGCGACCCTCGTTCTGCTGCTGATGTCGCTGGAAAAACCTTCGAAAGACGTAATTTCTTCTGTAGAAAAGGCAGTGAAATGGTTTGAGCAAAATCAGCTTAAAGGATATAAAGAAATTGAAATTTCTGGTGATAAAAAATTGATTGCAGATGCGGCTGCGCCGCCGATGTGGGGAAGATTTTATGATCTTGAAAACAATCAGATTTTTGTTTCCGGACGTGATGGTGAGAAGAAAAAATCGTACGACGAAATTGAGGCTGAACGGAGGAACGGATATGCGTGGTACACGTACGAGCCAGCAAAAGTGCTGAAGAAATATGAGGCCTGGAAGAAAAAACATGTAAAAATTATTCCCGATAAAGCGCAGTACACGGTTTCCAAAGACGGTTCTGCGGATTTCGAGAGTATTCAGGACGCTGTTGATCAGCTTAAATCTTTTCCCGATCAGCGGATTACACTTTTCATAAAAAACGGAAAGTATGAGGAAAAGGTTAAAATTCACCAATGGAATACCAATATAAAGATCATCGGCGAAGACCGCGAAAAAACCATCATTACATTTAACGATTCTTTCGCTGACATTGACAAAGGCCGAAACAGTACGTTCTACACGCCAACCTTAAGCATTGAGGCAAATGACATTATACTTGAAAATCTTACTGTAAAAAATACGGCGCGTGAAACAGGTCAGGCAGTTGCATTAAGTATAACTTCAGACCGGGTTGCCGTCTTTAACTGTAAACTCCGCGGAAATCAGGATACGCTTTATGTTGGCAATGAGGGCAAAATTTACATTAAAGATTCCTACATTGAAGGTACAACCGATTATATTTTCGGCGGTGCAACAGCCTATTTTGAAAACTGCGAACTCCACAGCAAGAAAGATTCATATATCACGGCACCTTCAACACCAGAAGGCAGCGAGTTCGGTTTTGTTTTTAATAAGTGCAGACTTACGGCTGCGGAAAATGTGACGAAAGTTTACCTCGGAAGACCGTGGCGAACTTATGCAAAAGCAGTATTTTTAAATACTAATTTAAGTTCTGCTATTGCTCCTGAAGGCTGGCACAACTGGAATAATTCCAGTGCAGAAAAGCATGTTTTATTTGCCGAGTTCCAAAATTTCGGTGAAGGCTTCAGACCTGATTTCCGTGTTAAATGGTCGAATCAGCTTTCAAAAAGACAGGCGAAAAAGTACACCAAACAGAACGTTTTAAAAACCGATATCAACACAAACTGGTATGAAAATCTATAA
- a CDS encoding rhamnogalacturonan acetylesterase — MKIYKLLLLAAVLLVACKANNNYKKVTIHTIGDSTMANKPNPEKNPERGWVQVLDQYFNENVEIKNYAVNGRSTKSFRDRGHWKPVLEALKPGDYVFIQFGHNDGKDTDPERYTNPQTSYRYNLIQYIEEARSKGAVPILFSSIARRKFNKEGVLLDAHGNYTLVARLVASEMKVPFFDMQYLTENLEMAYGVEESKKLHLHFAKGENEFFPDGIDDNTHLSVLGANEISKIFAAELKRQNHPLAKYLK; from the coding sequence ATGAAAATCTATAAATTATTGCTGTTGGCGGCAGTTTTATTGGTCGCATGCAAAGCGAACAACAATTATAAAAAAGTAACAATCCACACAATTGGCGATTCTACAATGGCTAACAAACCCAATCCCGAAAAGAATCCTGAACGAGGGTGGGTGCAGGTTTTAGACCAATATTTCAATGAAAATGTAGAGATAAAAAACTACGCTGTAAACGGACGCAGCACCAAAAGCTTCCGCGACCGCGGCCACTGGAAACCCGTTCTTGAAGCCCTAAAACCAGGCGATTATGTGTTCATCCAATTCGGGCATAACGACGGTAAAGACACTGATCCCGAACGCTACACCAATCCGCAGACTTCCTATCGCTATAACCTGATCCAGTATATCGAGGAAGCGCGTTCTAAAGGCGCAGTTCCGATTCTTTTTTCCTCGATTGCAAGACGGAAATTCAACAAAGAGGGGGTTTTGCTTGATGCGCACGGCAATTACACGCTGGTCGCCAGATTGGTAGCTTCAGAAATGAAAGTACCGTTTTTCGATATGCAGTACCTTACCGAAAACCTCGAGATGGCTTATGGCGTTGAAGAATCCAAAAAGCTGCATCTTCATTTTGCAAAAGGTGAAAACGAATTTTTCCCGGATGGTATTGATGACAACACGCACCTTTCAGTGCTTGGCGCCAACGAAATCTCCAAAATTTTTGCTGCAGAACTCAAGCGACAGAATCATCCTTTGGCTAAATATCTGAAATAA
- a CDS encoding Recombination inhibitory protein MutS2: MHITKDQLEELEFPELLAEISPFAYSPKTAQKIAGLRPFQIDEAEISLKKVSEFVSSFESDNAIPFDEYEDIEEELKMMIIENFRLDNVSFIKIKSITEQIGKLQRFLPVSGDLFLHLNNDIKDLEYKKEIIDKIDKVFNRFGDVKSEASPILKTLRTEISYARKTIQENFNRSLTALSSTDFLDDIRESIMDDQRVLAVKSGYKKRVPGRVLGVSKTGSITYIQPESVVKHHFKLREDLEEEKKEVDKILRKLTAEIAEFQPQLSDYQAYIFDLDLTRAKAKFAEKIGGILPKINRHKTLRLVNAYHPLLLLRNRAEKKDIYPQSFTLTEHNRILCISGPNAGGKSITLKTAGLLQLMIQSGILVPVHPKSEMFFFSRIMTDIGDNQSIENHLSTYSSRLKKMAGIIREADESTLLLIDEFGTGSDPELGGALAESFLEFFYNKKSFAIITTHYTNIKLVVEQLPNAQNAAMLFDEHSLEPLYKLEVGQAGSSFTFEVAQKNKIPAYIIDSAKKKVEHDIVNLDKTIVKLQQEKFEVEKLKTNLTEQKESTQNKKDNLEKLNEQLQQKLFNFQKLYEEEHRKLQFGNKIEGFIDSYIKGKSRKDVVTEFVKILEQEKFRKLGSDKDETKKMQVVKRKITQQLKKETIQEKIAETHEKLEDKRVKDRAVWLKIGQRVRISGSTSVGTIEKIDKNQKVTVNYGMFKTQISADELERI; the protein is encoded by the coding sequence GTGCATATAACCAAAGACCAGTTAGAAGAACTAGAATTTCCTGAATTGCTTGCGGAGATTTCGCCGTTCGCCTATTCGCCAAAAACCGCGCAGAAAATCGCCGGACTGCGGCCGTTTCAAATTGATGAAGCCGAAATTTCATTGAAAAAAGTATCGGAATTCGTGTCCAGTTTCGAAAGCGACAACGCCATACCATTTGACGAATACGAAGATATTGAGGAAGAACTCAAAATGATGATTATCGAAAATTTCAGACTCGATAACGTTTCATTCATCAAAATTAAAAGCATCACCGAGCAGATCGGAAAACTCCAGCGCTTCCTGCCCGTGTCTGGCGACCTGTTTCTGCACCTGAATAACGACATCAAAGATTTAGAATATAAAAAAGAAATCATCGACAAGATCGACAAGGTTTTCAACCGTTTTGGTGACGTGAAAAGCGAAGCCTCGCCGATCCTTAAAACCCTGCGTACCGAAATTTCATACGCGCGCAAGACCATTCAGGAGAATTTCAACCGCAGCCTCACGGCTTTATCATCAACGGATTTCCTAGACGACATCCGCGAAAGCATCATGGACGATCAGCGTGTTCTGGCAGTAAAATCAGGCTACAAGAAAAGAGTGCCGGGCAGGGTTCTCGGCGTTTCAAAAACAGGTTCAATTACCTATATTCAGCCCGAATCTGTGGTGAAACATCATTTCAAACTGCGTGAAGATCTTGAAGAAGAGAAAAAAGAAGTCGATAAAATCCTGCGTAAACTTACAGCCGAAATCGCCGAATTCCAACCACAGCTATCTGACTATCAAGCTTATATATTTGATCTTGACTTAACGCGTGCTAAAGCTAAATTCGCGGAGAAAATCGGGGGAATTCTGCCAAAAATCAACCGTCACAAAACGCTTCGCTTGGTTAATGCCTATCATCCGCTTCTGCTGCTGAGAAACCGCGCTGAAAAAAAAGACATTTACCCGCAAAGTTTCACACTCACCGAACATAACCGGATATTGTGTATCTCGGGTCCAAACGCTGGTGGAAAGTCAATTACTTTGAAGACAGCGGGATTGCTTCAGCTGATGATCCAAAGTGGGATTTTAGTGCCGGTTCATCCTAAATCTGAAATGTTTTTCTTCAGCCGGATTATGACCGATATTGGCGATAACCAATCAATCGAAAATCATCTTTCCACGTATTCATCAAGGCTTAAAAAGATGGCCGGAATCATTCGCGAAGCCGATGAGAGCACACTTCTACTTATCGACGAGTTCGGTACCGGTTCAGATCCTGAGCTTGGCGGCGCGCTGGCGGAAAGTTTTCTTGAATTTTTCTACAATAAGAAAAGCTTCGCGATCATCACGACGCATTATACCAACATCAAACTCGTGGTGGAGCAACTTCCGAACGCCCAGAACGCGGCGATGCTTTTCGACGAACATTCGCTTGAGCCGCTGTATAAACTCGAGGTGGGCCAGGCGGGAAGTTCATTTACATTTGAAGTAGCCCAAAAGAATAAAATTCCGGCTTACATCATCGATTCTGCCAAGAAAAAAGTGGAACACGATATTGTGAACCTGGATAAAACCATTGTAAAACTGCAGCAGGAAAAATTTGAAGTCGAAAAACTCAAAACAAACCTTACGGAGCAGAAAGAGTCAACTCAAAACAAGAAAGATAACCTCGAAAAACTGAACGAACAGCTTCAGCAAAAACTTTTCAACTTTCAGAAACTCTACGAAGAAGAACACCGCAAATTGCAGTTCGGCAACAAGATCGAAGGTTTTATCGATTCATACATTAAAGGTAAATCCAGAAAAGACGTGGTGACGGAATTCGTGAAAATCCTTGAGCAGGAAAAATTCCGCAAACTCGGATCGGATAAAGACGAGACCAAAAAGATGCAGGTTGTAAAACGCAAGATCACGCAGCAGCTCAAGAAGGAAACCATTCAGGAAAAAATTGCTGAAACGCACGAAAAACTCGAAGATAAAAGAGTGAAAGATCGCGCGGTGTGGCTTAAAATCGGGCAGCGGGTACGGATTTCGGGTAGCACGAGCGTCGGCACCATCGAAAAAATCGACAAAAACCAAAAGGTAACCGTGAATTACGGCATGTTCAAAACCCAGATTTCCGCTGATGAACTTGAAAGGATTTAA
- a CDS encoding Uracil-DNA glycosylase, producing the protein MSWTEILAPIKNTAYFEALWRKVKNEYASSECFPPQNQIFRALELTPFENVKVVILGQDPYHNDFQANGLCFSVSEKVAAPPSLKNIFTELKNDLGIDRTKKELDDWAEQGVLLLNATLTVKAHAPNSHKNLGWEQFTDFIIKEVSDRKENVVFVLWGAFAHKKAPLIDGAKHLVIKSVHPSPLSVYRGFYGSKPFSQINDYLAASGQEIISW; encoded by the coding sequence ATGAGTTGGACTGAAATTCTCGCACCAATAAAGAACACCGCCTATTTTGAAGCACTTTGGCGCAAGGTGAAAAACGAATATGCGTCGTCGGAGTGTTTTCCACCGCAGAACCAGATTTTCCGCGCGCTTGAACTTACTCCGTTCGAAAATGTGAAAGTTGTAATTCTTGGTCAGGATCCATATCATAATGATTTTCAGGCAAATGGATTGTGTTTTTCGGTGTCCGAAAAGGTTGCCGCGCCGCCTTCACTCAAAAATATATTTACAGAACTTAAAAATGATTTAGGAATAGATCGCACTAAAAAAGAACTCGACGACTGGGCGGAACAGGGCGTTTTATTATTAAACGCAACACTTACCGTAAAGGCGCACGCTCCGAATTCCCATAAAAATCTGGGATGGGAACAGTTCACCGATTTTATTATAAAAGAAGTTTCAGACCGAAAAGAAAACGTGGTTTTCGTGCTTTGGGGTGCATTCGCTCACAAAAAAGCCCCGCTGATTGACGGAGCTAAACATTTGGTGATTAAATCTGTGCACCCGTCGCCGTTATCAGTTTACCGCGGGTTTTATGGCAGTAAACCGTTTTCGCAAATCAACGATTATCTTGCAGCAAGCGGACAGGAGATTATTTCTTGGTAG